A single window of Vibrio sp. SCSIO 43137 DNA harbors:
- a CDS encoding hydrolase, translating to MTNFSPVAGLTNPHFQTILPRLIRRKPLFKPCWQTLELEDGDFVDLAWSEDWQTEQAAKKPIFVLFHGLEGSFDSPYANGLMHAFSKRGWLSVMMHFRVCSGRPNRHARAYHSGEVKDARHFLKHLNTLFPDQPKVAVGISLGGNMLVNYLATYKDEPLLGAATVVSAPLDLAACSSRIEQGFSKVYRNYLLTSLKKNALLKEHKLKSAIGIEAPHIKSIQTLYGFDDLITAPLHGFDNADDYYQRCSGIKVLNQVTVPLQVIHSGDDPFMTAAVIPQFRLNDNIHYRLLKQGGHVGFISGTLSRPRFWLEEHLPDYYQHFISSISEDV from the coding sequence ATGACAAATTTCTCCCCCGTTGCCGGACTGACTAATCCGCACTTTCAAACCATACTGCCTCGATTAATTCGCAGGAAACCTCTTTTTAAACCTTGCTGGCAGACACTTGAGCTGGAAGACGGCGATTTTGTTGATCTTGCATGGAGCGAAGATTGGCAGACTGAACAAGCCGCTAAAAAACCTATTTTTGTGCTATTTCATGGGCTGGAAGGCAGCTTTGACAGCCCCTACGCAAATGGCCTGATGCACGCTTTCTCCAAGAGAGGCTGGCTGTCAGTAATGATGCACTTTCGTGTTTGCAGCGGAAGGCCAAACCGTCATGCGCGTGCTTACCATTCAGGTGAAGTGAAAGACGCCCGCCACTTTCTGAAGCATCTGAACACCCTGTTTCCAGATCAACCCAAAGTAGCGGTAGGTATCTCTCTTGGTGGCAATATGCTGGTGAACTATCTGGCCACATATAAGGATGAACCACTGCTGGGTGCAGCAACCGTTGTCTCAGCTCCTTTGGATTTAGCCGCCTGTTCCAGTCGCATTGAACAGGGCTTTTCAAAGGTTTACCGTAACTATCTTTTAACTTCCCTGAAGAAGAATGCGCTGCTTAAAGAGCACAAGCTGAAATCTGCCATTGGAATCGAGGCGCCACATATTAAGTCCATTCAGACCCTATACGGTTTTGATGATTTGATTACCGCACCGCTACACGGCTTTGATAACGCTGACGACTATTACCAGCGCTGCTCAGGGATAAAGGTACTGAACCAGGTTACTGTTCCGCTGCAGGTAATTCACTCCGGTGACGATCCGTTTATGACGGCGGCCGTTATCCCGCAGTTCCGTTTAAACGACAATATTCACTACAGGCTGTTAAAACAGGGCGGTCATGTCGGTTTTATTTCCGGTACCCTGTCCCGTCCCAGATTCTGGTTAGAGGAACATCTGCCGGATTACTACCAACACTTTATCTCATCAATCAGTGAGGATGTATGA
- the argH gene encoding argininosuccinate lyase: MALWGGRFTQAADTRFKEFNDSLRFDYRLAEQDIVGSIAWSKALLSVGVLTEQEQQKLELALNELKLEVMEDPKQILASDAEDIHSWVEQHLISKVGDLGKKLHTGRSRNDQVATDLKLWCRQQGQQLLIALDRLQNHMVEVAAMHQDTVLPGYTHLQRAQPVTFAHWCLAYVEMFERDYSRLSDAIHRLDTCPLGSGALAGTAYPMDREELAHNLGFHSATRNSLDSVSDRDHVMELMSVASISMLHLSRMAEDMIFYNSGESNFIELADTVTSGSSLMPQKKNPDALELIRGKCGRVYGAMAGMMMTVKALPLAYNKDMQEDKEGLFDALDTWNECMEMATLCFEGLNVNKERTLEAAKQGYANATELADYLVAKGIPFREAHHIVGVAVVGAIEKGCALEELSLEELQAFSSTIEADVYDILTIESCLEKRSALGGVSPKQVEYAVKQAQQRLSKRDTSGVKVRGARLTDIDTLESMVTYGASIGEVLPISRSEINRSIGSFAVVEHQGTVTGCASLYVYDSGLAEIRSLSVEAGWHDQSSAIVQHLIEKAKQMAIQKVFVLTRTPEFFMRQGFIPTSKSLLPEKVLKDCEQCPRIHACDEVALEIELGDLAIVRAGAA; the protein is encoded by the coding sequence ATGGCATTATGGGGCGGAAGATTTACCCAGGCAGCAGACACTCGGTTTAAAGAATTCAACGATTCACTTCGATTCGATTACCGACTGGCTGAGCAGGACATTGTCGGCTCAATCGCTTGGTCGAAAGCTCTGCTTTCTGTTGGTGTACTGACTGAACAGGAGCAACAGAAACTGGAGTTGGCGCTGAATGAGCTTAAGCTGGAAGTGATGGAAGATCCTAAGCAGATCTTAGCGTCTGACGCAGAAGACATTCATAGCTGGGTTGAGCAACACCTTATCAGCAAGGTTGGTGATCTTGGCAAGAAGCTGCATACCGGTCGTTCCCGTAATGATCAGGTCGCAACTGACCTTAAGCTCTGGTGTCGTCAGCAGGGACAGCAACTGCTGATTGCCCTTGATCGTCTGCAAAACCATATGGTTGAAGTCGCTGCCATGCATCAGGATACGGTTCTGCCGGGTTATACCCACCTGCAAAGGGCACAACCGGTCACTTTTGCTCACTGGTGTCTTGCCTATGTAGAGATGTTTGAGCGTGACTATTCGCGCCTGAGTGATGCTATCCACCGGTTAGATACCTGCCCGTTAGGCTCTGGTGCCCTTGCAGGTACAGCTTATCCAATGGATCGTGAAGAGCTGGCTCATAACCTTGGCTTCCATTCTGCCACCCGTAACAGCCTTGATTCTGTTTCAGACAGAGACCATGTTATGGAACTGATGTCCGTTGCGTCTATCTCTATGCTGCACCTTTCCCGTATGGCAGAAGATATGATCTTCTATAACTCTGGTGAGTCTAACTTTATTGAGTTGGCTGATACGGTGACTTCAGGCTCTTCACTGATGCCACAGAAGAAGAACCCTGATGCGCTGGAGCTTATCCGTGGTAAGTGCGGAAGAGTTTACGGAGCCATGGCAGGCATGATGATGACGGTTAAAGCTCTGCCTCTTGCCTACAATAAGGATATGCAGGAAGACAAAGAAGGCCTGTTCGATGCACTGGATACATGGAATGAGTGCATGGAGATGGCGACACTCTGCTTTGAAGGCCTGAATGTAAATAAAGAGCGTACACTGGAAGCGGCAAAACAGGGCTATGCTAACGCCACTGAACTGGCAGACTATCTGGTTGCCAAAGGTATTCCGTTCCGTGAAGCTCACCATATTGTTGGTGTAGCAGTAGTGGGAGCCATTGAGAAAGGCTGTGCACTGGAAGAGCTTTCATTAGAAGAACTGCAGGCTTTCTCTTCAACCATTGAAGCGGATGTATACGATATTCTTACCATTGAATCTTGTCTTGAGAAGCGTTCAGCTCTGGGAGGTGTATCGCCTAAACAGGTTGAGTATGCGGTGAAACAAGCACAGCAACGTTTGAGCAAACGCGATACCTCCGGTGTGAAAGTACGTGGTGCCAGACTGACGGATATTGATACCCTTGAAAGCATGGTGACTTACGGAGCCAGTATTGGTGAGGTTCTGCCTATCTCCCGTAGTGAGATTAACCGTAGCATAGGTTCTTTTGCTGTAGTTGAGCATCAGGGAACAGTAACTGGTTGTGCTTCACTTTATGTTTATGACTCTGGTCTTGCTGAAATACGCTCACTAAGTGTTGAAGCTGGCTGGCATGATCAAAGTAGCGCCATCGTGCAGCACTTGATTGAGAAAGCCAAACAGATGGCGATTCAGAAAGTGTTTGTGCTGACCCGTACACCTGAGTTCTTTATGCGACAGGGCTTTATTCCGACCTCTAAGAGTCTGCTGCCGGAGAAAGTACTGAAAGACTGCGAACAGTGTCCGAGGATCCACGCTTGTGACGAAGTTGCTCTGGAGATCGAGCTTGGGGATCTTGCTATTGTTCGTGCGGGTGCGGCGTAA
- a CDS encoding DUF3624 domain-containing protein, translating to MACKFCNGNHWFWQKIGRCKRCMDQLTTLSVLCWVVWWFVFREDPKSVESIALIFAGFAFNTLLFLHLWFRFVVFPMRKRNKK from the coding sequence ATGGCTTGTAAGTTCTGTAACGGCAATCACTGGTTCTGGCAAAAGATAGGTCGTTGTAAGCGGTGTATGGATCAACTGACCACACTTTCTGTGCTGTGCTGGGTGGTATGGTGGTTTGTGTTCAGGGAAGATCCTAAGAGCGTAGAATCCATTGCTTTGATCTTTGCCGGTTTCGCCTTTAATACTCTGCTATTCCTTCATCTCTGGTTTCGCTTTGTGGTTTTTCCAATGCGAAAGAGAAACAAAAAGTAG
- the crp gene encoding cAMP-activated global transcriptional regulator CRP — translation MVLGKPQTDPTLEWFLSHCHIHKYPSKSTLIHAGEKAETLYYIVKGSVAVLIKDEEGKEMILSYLNQGDFIGELSLFAEEQDRTAWVRAKSPCEVAEISFKKFRQLIQVNPDILMRLSAQMANRLQVTSQKVGDLAFLDVTGRIAQTLLNLAKQPDAMTHPDGMQIKITRQEIGQIVGCSRETVGRILKMLEEQNLISAHGKTIVVYGTR, via the coding sequence ATGGTTCTAGGTAAACCTCAAACCGATCCAACATTAGAATGGTTTCTTTCACACTGTCATATCCATAAATACCCTTCAAAGAGCACGCTGATTCACGCTGGTGAGAAAGCGGAAACTTTGTATTACATTGTGAAAGGCTCTGTAGCTGTGCTTATCAAGGATGAAGAAGGAAAAGAGATGATTCTTTCCTACCTGAATCAAGGTGACTTCATCGGTGAACTCAGTCTATTTGCAGAAGAACAAGACCGTACTGCTTGGGTACGTGCTAAATCCCCATGTGAAGTAGCCGAAATTTCATTTAAGAAATTCCGTCAGCTGATTCAGGTTAACCCTGATATCCTGATGCGCCTTTCTGCACAGATGGCTAACCGTCTACAGGTTACCAGCCAGAAAGTAGGTGACCTGGCATTCCTAGATGTAACTGGTCGCATCGCTCAGACGCTACTTAACCTAGCCAAACAACCTGATGCAATGACACACCCGGACGGTATGCAGATTAAGATTACCCGTCAGGAAATTGGTCAAATCGTAGGTTGTTCACGTGAAACCGTAGGCCGTATCCTTAAGATGCTGGAAGAGCAGAACCTTATCTCTGCTCACGGTAAAACCATTGTGGTTTACGGAACACGATAA
- a CDS encoding TIGR02444 family protein, with translation MTKNASISLTLERLWQFSLQYYSVRGIKEACLSLQNKYHGNVNLLLLLKWLDEQQLSFAGESWHKIQHALSRSESLLLHYRELRKQYKTHLPDTLYRKSLEFELMLEKQQQSDLVDCINSIALTENKGLPMTQLYCQQLGADSLAEEFTARDSQ, from the coding sequence ATGACAAAAAACGCTTCTATATCTCTGACACTGGAACGTCTCTGGCAGTTTAGCCTGCAGTATTATAGTGTGCGCGGGATTAAAGAAGCGTGTTTATCCCTACAGAACAAATATCACGGCAATGTAAACCTGCTGCTGTTACTCAAGTGGCTGGATGAACAGCAGCTCAGTTTTGCAGGAGAGAGCTGGCATAAAATACAACACGCCCTTAGCAGAAGTGAATCCCTACTGCTGCACTATCGTGAATTAAGAAAACAGTATAAAACTCACCTGCCTGACACCCTTTACAGAAAATCTCTTGAGTTTGAGCTAATGCTGGAAAAGCAGCAGCAATCCGATCTGGTCGACTGTATCAATTCCATAGCCTTAACTGAGAATAAAGGGCTACCAATGACTCAGCTCTATTGTCAGCAGTTAGGTGCCGATAGTCTCGCTGAAGAGTTTACCGCCAGAGACAGCCAGTAG
- the groL gene encoding chaperonin GroEL (60 kDa chaperone family; promotes refolding of misfolded polypeptides especially under stressful conditions; forms two stacked rings of heptamers to form a barrel-shaped 14mer; ends can be capped by GroES; misfolded proteins enter the barrel where they are refolded when GroES binds) has translation MAAKDVKFGNDARVKMLEGVNVLADAVKVTLGPKGRNVVLDKSFGAPTITKDGVSVAREIELEDKFQNMGAQMVKEVASQANDAAGDGTTTATVLAQSIIAEGLKAVAAGMNPMDLKRGIDKAVAAAVEELKSLSVPCADTKAIAQVGTISANSDETVGNIIAEAMEKVGRDGVITVEEGQALHDELDVVEGMQFDRGYLSPYFITNQEAGAVELENPFILLIDKKVSNIRELLPTLEAVAKASRPLLIVAEDVEGEALATLVVNNMRGIVKAAAVKAPGFGDRRKAMLQDIAILTAGTVISEEVGLELEKVTLEDLGQAKRVTITKENTTIIDGLGEEAMINGRVAQIRQQIEEATSDYDKEKLQERVAKLAGGVAVIKVGAATEVEMKEKKDRVEDALHATRAAVEEGVVAGGGVALIRAASKVAGLEGANEEQNVGVRVALRAMEAPLRQIVANAGDEESVVANNVKAAEGSEGYNAATGEYGDMIAMGILDPTKVTRSALQFAASVAGLMITTEAMVSDMPAKDAPAMPDMGGMGGMGGMPGMM, from the coding sequence ATGGCTGCTAAAGACGTAAAATTTGGTAACGACGCACGAGTAAAAATGCTGGAAGGTGTAAACGTTCTGGCTGATGCAGTAAAAGTAACGCTGGGTCCAAAAGGACGTAACGTTGTTCTTGATAAATCATTCGGCGCACCGACTATCACTAAAGATGGTGTTTCTGTTGCACGTGAAATTGAGCTGGAAGACAAGTTCCAGAACATGGGTGCTCAGATGGTTAAAGAAGTTGCTTCACAAGCTAACGATGCGGCAGGTGACGGTACAACAACTGCAACAGTTCTGGCTCAGTCAATCATTGCTGAAGGCCTGAAAGCGGTTGCTGCTGGTATGAACCCAATGGATCTTAAGCGTGGCATCGACAAAGCGGTTGCTGCTGCTGTTGAAGAGCTGAAATCACTTTCTGTTCCTTGTGCTGATACAAAAGCGATTGCTCAGGTTGGTACTATCTCTGCAAACTCTGATGAAACTGTTGGTAACATCATTGCTGAAGCGATGGAAAAAGTAGGCCGTGACGGTGTTATCACTGTTGAAGAAGGTCAGGCTCTGCATGATGAGCTGGACGTAGTAGAAGGTATGCAGTTTGACCGCGGTTACCTTTCTCCTTACTTCATCACTAATCAGGAAGCGGGCGCTGTAGAGCTGGAAAACCCATTTATCCTGCTTATCGATAAGAAAGTATCTAATATCCGTGAACTGCTGCCTACACTGGAAGCGGTTGCTAAAGCGTCTCGTCCTCTGCTGATTGTTGCTGAAGATGTTGAAGGTGAAGCACTGGCTACTCTTGTTGTAAACAACATGCGTGGCATCGTTAAAGCGGCTGCTGTTAAAGCACCTGGTTTCGGTGACCGTCGTAAGGCAATGCTTCAGGATATCGCTATTCTGACTGCTGGTACTGTTATCTCTGAAGAGGTTGGTCTTGAGCTTGAGAAAGTGACTCTGGAAGATCTTGGTCAGGCTAAGCGCGTAACCATCACTAAAGAGAACACAACTATCATCGATGGTCTAGGTGAAGAAGCGATGATCAACGGCCGTGTTGCTCAGATTCGTCAGCAGATTGAAGAAGCAACTTCAGACTACGACAAAGAGAAGCTACAAGAGCGTGTTGCTAAGCTGGCTGGTGGTGTTGCAGTAATTAAAGTTGGTGCAGCGACTGAAGTTGAGATGAAAGAGAAGAAAGACCGTGTTGAAGATGCACTTCACGCAACTCGCGCAGCAGTTGAAGAAGGTGTGGTTGCCGGTGGTGGTGTTGCCCTGATTCGTGCGGCTTCTAAAGTTGCTGGTCTTGAAGGTGCTAACGAAGAGCAGAACGTTGGTGTTCGCGTTGCTCTGCGTGCAATGGAAGCGCCTCTTCGTCAAATCGTTGCTAACGCAGGTGATGAAGAGTCTGTTGTGGCTAACAATGTTAAAGCAGCAGAAGGTAGCGAAGGCTACAACGCAGCGACTGGCGAGTACGGCGATATGATCGCAATGGGTATCCTTGACCCGACTAAAGTAACTCGTAGCGCACTTCAGTTTGCAGCCTCTGTTGCCGGTCTGATGATCACAACAGAAGCTATGGTTTCTGATATGCCTGCGAAAGACGCTCCTGCAATGCCTGATATGGGCGGAATGGGTGGCATGGGCGGTATGCCTGGCATGATGTAA
- a CDS encoding YheU family protein — MIVPWQQIDPETLTNLIKEYVLREGTDYGAEEAMLEDKIEQVKTLLQSGEAVILFSELHETVDIKLKREL; from the coding sequence ATGATTGTTCCATGGCAACAAATTGACCCGGAAACCCTGACAAACTTAATTAAAGAGTATGTGCTGCGTGAAGGCACCGACTATGGTGCTGAAGAGGCCATGCTGGAAGACAAAATTGAACAAGTAAAAACACTTCTGCAGTCAGGAGAAGCGGTTATTCTCTTTTCAGAACTGCACGAAACTGTAGACATTAAGTTAAAGCGTGAACTTTGA
- a CDS encoding phosphoribulokinase: MSAKHPIIAVTGSSGAGTTTTSEAFRKMFSMMDIKPAWVEGDSFHRFTRPEMDIEIRKAKEQGKHISYFGPEANDFPALEKFFRKFGDEGTGQVRRYLHSFDEAVPYNQMPGTFTPWQELPEESDVLFYEGLHGGVKDGDVNVSQHVDLLIGMVPIVNLEWIQKFVRDTRDRGHSREAVTDSIVRSMDDYLNYITPQFSRTHINFQRVPTVDTSNPLNAKGIPSLDESFVVIRLRGMKNVDFPYLLAMIDGSFMSRHNTLVVPGGKMSFAMELIIRPVLQQLIETGKIG, encoded by the coding sequence ATGTCAGCAAAACATCCAATCATCGCGGTAACCGGTTCTTCCGGTGCAGGCACAACCACCACCTCAGAAGCATTCAGAAAAATGTTCAGCATGATGGACATTAAGCCTGCCTGGGTTGAGGGAGATAGCTTCCACCGTTTTACCCGCCCGGAAATGGATATCGAGATCCGTAAAGCCAAGGAACAGGGAAAGCACATTAGTTACTTTGGCCCTGAGGCGAATGATTTTCCTGCACTGGAAAAATTCTTCCGTAAGTTTGGCGACGAGGGAACAGGACAAGTCCGGCGCTATCTGCACTCATTTGATGAAGCAGTTCCCTATAATCAGATGCCGGGAACCTTCACCCCTTGGCAAGAGTTGCCGGAAGAGAGCGATGTACTGTTTTATGAAGGGCTGCACGGCGGGGTAAAAGACGGTGATGTGAATGTCTCTCAGCATGTCGACCTGCTTATCGGCATGGTTCCTATTGTAAACCTTGAGTGGATACAAAAATTTGTCCGCGATACCCGCGACAGAGGCCACTCCCGCGAAGCCGTAACTGACTCTATCGTGCGTTCAATGGATGATTACCTGAACTATATTACCCCTCAGTTTTCGCGCACTCATATTAATTTTCAGCGGGTTCCGACTGTAGATACTTCTAACCCGCTCAATGCCAAAGGTATTCCTAGTTTAGATGAAAGCTTTGTGGTGATCAGGCTGCGGGGAATGAAAAATGTCGACTTTCCTTACCTTCTGGCAATGATCGATGGCTCATTTATGTCACGGCATAATACGCTGGTGGTACCGGGCGGTAAAATGAGCTTTGCCATGGAACTGATAATCCGGCCGGTACTGCAACAGTTAATCGAAACGGGCAAAATCGGCTAA
- a CDS encoding DUF1501 domain-containing protein produces MSLGLLPGRLNAKQKDYRALVCIDLKGGNDAYNMLVPADSLHYQEYNKSRALLAIEQSDLLKIPQSSFDGNNKTVQFGLHPTMQALQALYKAGKANVILNSGVLQQPLTKHEIESGAKPKPPQLFSHNSQRSEWHRGAVNHRIKLGWAGRMMDVISEQQGFSALYSLSGNALILRAMNSEQNILRGDKVAKVAGIQNRAILRSYKKLLAKDPSSPFHAEINKAMQASLSSSSLLSETLNRESSFKGFSGSSLDKQLAVVFKLISQQQQLGQERQVFYVTLSGFDTHDDQLERHPLLLKELSDSLATFNRALESIGYQDKVVTFTQSEFGRRIAPNDTGTDHGWGGHQLIMGGGLRAEKAIGVWPSLKISGEDDISKGRMIPSIGSDQVAAALAEWMGVKSAKAMRVVLPNIDNFQRLELGLK; encoded by the coding sequence ATGTCGTTGGGCTTGCTTCCCGGCAGGCTGAACGCAAAACAGAAAGATTATAGAGCCTTAGTTTGTATTGACCTGAAGGGGGGCAACGACGCCTATAATATGTTGGTTCCGGCAGACTCGCTGCACTATCAAGAGTACAACAAGAGCCGAGCTCTGCTTGCGATAGAACAGAGTGACTTGCTGAAGATTCCACAGAGCAGCTTTGACGGCAATAACAAAACCGTGCAGTTTGGCTTGCATCCCACTATGCAGGCATTACAGGCGCTTTATAAGGCAGGGAAAGCGAATGTGATACTAAATAGCGGTGTGTTGCAGCAACCTCTGACCAAGCATGAGATAGAGTCAGGAGCGAAACCCAAGCCGCCTCAGCTTTTCTCTCATAATTCTCAGCGTTCAGAGTGGCACCGTGGCGCGGTAAACCACAGGATAAAGCTGGGTTGGGCCGGCCGGATGATGGATGTGATATCAGAGCAACAGGGCTTCTCTGCTCTTTATAGTCTGTCCGGTAATGCCTTGATACTCAGGGCGATGAACAGTGAGCAAAATATCCTCAGGGGAGATAAGGTGGCTAAAGTGGCCGGTATTCAAAACCGGGCCATACTGCGTAGCTACAAAAAGCTGCTGGCAAAAGATCCAAGTTCACCGTTTCATGCCGAGATCAACAAAGCGATGCAGGCTTCCCTGAGCAGTAGCAGTCTGCTGTCTGAAACCTTAAACAGAGAGAGCAGCTTTAAAGGCTTTTCCGGTTCATCACTGGATAAGCAGTTGGCGGTGGTGTTTAAACTGATCAGCCAGCAACAGCAACTGGGTCAGGAGAGGCAGGTGTTTTACGTTACTCTGTCCGGTTTTGATACCCATGATGACCAGCTAGAAAGACATCCGTTGCTGCTTAAAGAGTTAAGTGACAGTCTGGCTACCTTTAACCGTGCGCTGGAGTCGATAGGCTATCAGGATAAGGTGGTTACCTTTACCCAGTCAGAGTTCGGACGCAGAATCGCTCCTAATGATACAGGAACGGATCACGGCTGGGGTGGCCACCAGTTGATTATGGGGGGCGGACTGCGGGCAGAAAAGGCGATTGGAGTCTGGCCAAGTTTAAAAATTTCTGGTGAGGATGATATCTCTAAGGGAAGGATGATTCCGTCTATCGGTTCTGATCAGGTTGCTGCCGCACTGGCTGAGTGGATGGGCGTAAAATCGGCCAAAGCGATGAGAGTGGTATTGCCGAATATTGATAACTTTCAACGGCTCGAGTTAGGGCTAAAATAA
- a CDS encoding co-chaperone GroES, which produces MNIRPLHDRVIVERQEVESKSAGGIVLTGSAAEKSTRGTVLAVGKGRILENGTVMPLDVKVGDTVIFAEGYGTKTEKIDGKEVLVMSENDIMAIVE; this is translated from the coding sequence ATGAATATTCGTCCTTTACATGACCGTGTTATCGTTGAACGCCAGGAAGTTGAATCTAAATCTGCAGGCGGCATCGTTCTGACTGGTTCTGCTGCTGAGAAATCTACTCGCGGTACTGTGTTAGCTGTTGGCAAAGGCCGTATTCTGGAAAACGGTACTGTTATGCCACTTGACGTAAAAGTAGGCGACACAGTGATCTTTGCTGAAGGCTACGGTACTAAGACTGAGAAGATCGACGGTAAAGAAGTACTGGTAATGTCTGAAAATGACATCATGGCAATTGTTGAATAA
- a CDS encoding DUF1800 domain-containing protein — translation MGLNTAFLAVRGRRLLVALATLISSAVLYAGASEQTNLAHLPDKLSETERYQLLYRTTFGPTKSSYNQLQKLGYKEWLQRQFSLPASSHEKLFLTFDEPESHKARGNVWWQIAIYSEDQLRQRMAFALSELFVVSRLGGGLGKKAHALSNYYDLLAENAFSNYRQLLEKVTFHPAMGRYLSMMGSRKADADKGTFPDENYAREVMQLFTIGLYQLNNDGSYKTSANGNLIPSYTQQDVEEIARAFSGWVREKSDKALLKPMRAVSSRHDFTEKTVLGHTLKSGLTPYQDVSQVLDILFYHPNTAAFVSKQLIKRFVTSNPSDEYVQRVSSVFADNGKGERGDLKSVLLAILLDQEALGYSQLKPVKVKEPLLALTNIYRAFSVGGAESGAKATLFYRAAQQGPLSSPSVFNFFEPDYQPASFMQQGEMVAPELELMNWTSYTAYSNAARAILYSVKKVDSPLSVDEFTALKEQPEQLTELINKRLFANKMSAELKSIIKDNLSEESKRKQNRVLQSLYLALISDEFLIQE, via the coding sequence ATGGGACTGAACACTGCATTTTTAGCTGTGCGTGGCAGGCGGTTGTTGGTTGCTTTGGCGACTCTTATTAGCTCGGCGGTACTGTATGCCGGAGCATCAGAACAAACTAATCTGGCTCATTTACCTGACAAGCTCAGCGAGACCGAGCGCTATCAACTGCTTTACCGGACAACTTTCGGGCCGACTAAATCCAGCTATAACCAGTTACAAAAACTGGGTTATAAAGAGTGGCTGCAAAGGCAGTTCTCACTGCCAGCCTCTTCCCATGAAAAACTATTTCTTACCTTTGATGAGCCTGAATCGCATAAAGCAAGAGGCAATGTCTGGTGGCAGATTGCGATTTACAGCGAAGATCAACTAAGGCAGAGAATGGCCTTTGCCCTGAGTGAGCTTTTCGTGGTCTCCCGCCTTGGAGGAGGGTTAGGTAAGAAAGCTCACGCCCTGTCGAATTATTACGATCTGTTAGCTGAAAATGCTTTTTCAAACTACCGGCAATTACTGGAGAAAGTGACCTTTCATCCGGCAATGGGGCGATACCTCTCTATGATGGGCAGTCGCAAAGCCGACGCAGATAAAGGAACCTTTCCTGACGAAAACTACGCACGGGAAGTGATGCAGCTATTTACCATTGGCCTCTATCAACTAAACAATGATGGTAGCTATAAAACCAGCGCCAATGGAAATCTTATTCCCAGTTACACTCAGCAGGATGTTGAAGAAATCGCTCGGGCGTTTAGTGGCTGGGTGAGGGAGAAGAGTGATAAAGCACTACTAAAACCTATGCGTGCTGTCTCCTCCCGCCATGACTTCACTGAAAAGACGGTATTGGGGCATACCCTTAAATCGGGGCTGACCCCTTATCAGGATGTAAGCCAGGTACTGGATATACTGTTCTATCACCCTAATACGGCTGCGTTTGTTTCAAAGCAGTTGATTAAGAGGTTTGTTACATCCAACCCCTCAGATGAATATGTGCAAAGAGTGTCGTCGGTGTTCGCTGATAACGGTAAAGGTGAACGAGGGGATTTAAAGTCTGTACTGCTGGCGATTCTGCTAGATCAGGAAGCACTCGGTTATTCGCAACTTAAGCCGGTAAAAGTGAAAGAGCCCCTGCTGGCATTAACCAATATCTACCGGGCATTTTCTGTCGGAGGAGCTGAAAGTGGTGCTAAAGCGACGCTTTTCTATCGAGCAGCGCAACAAGGGCCTCTTTCATCGCCGTCGGTGTTTAATTTCTTTGAGCCTGACTATCAACCTGCCAGCTTTATGCAACAGGGGGAGATGGTAGCTCCTGAGCTGGAGTTAATGAACTGGACCAGTTACACCGCCTACAGCAATGCTGCCCGAGCTATTTTGTACTCTGTAAAGAAAGTTGATTCCCCCCTTTCTGTGGATGAATTTACCGCTCTGAAGGAGCAACCTGAACAATTGACGGAGCTGATAAACAAGCGCTTATTTGCCAATAAAATGAGTGCAGAGCTTAAAAGTATTATCAAAGATAACTTGTCAGAAGAGAGCAAGAGAAAACAAAACCGGGTGTTACAGAGTTTGTATCTGGCGCTGATTAGCGATGAATTTCTGATTCAGGAGTAG